From the genome of Fusobacterium perfoetens:
TGCTACAGTTATAGGAATTCCTCTTGGAGTAACTAAACTTCCTTCAAGTATTATTGCTCTTCCTGCAAGCATTAATGATATAGCATTTAAACTTGATTTTTCAAATATATTTTCAATAGAAATTCTGCCAATACTTTTTGTTTTCTTTGTGGGAGATTTCTTCTCAACTCTTGGTACACTTCTTGGAGTATCAGAAAAAGCAGGACTTCTTGATGAAAATGGAGACCTTCCAGATATTCAAAAACCTTTTACTGTAGATGCACTTGGAACAGTTGTGGGATCTGCACTTGGAACAACTACAATAACTACATTTGTTGAATCAGCAGCAGGAGTTGGAGCTGGAGGAAGAACAGGACTTACTTCTATATCAACAGGAATTTTATTCTTTTTAAGTTTATTTTTCAGCCCTCTTGCACTTATGGTTCCTGGAGCTGCAACAGCACCTGCCCTTATAATAATGGGAATAATTATGTTAAGTGGTATGAAAAATATAGAGTATGATGATTTCACAGAATCTTTTCCTGTATTTTTTATGATTATTGCCACTGCCTTTACAAACAGCATTGCTAATGGTGTAGGTGCAGGAATAATTGTATATACACTTATAAAAGCAGGAACAGGAAAAGCAAAAGATGTCAGCATTGGGTTATATATTCTTGCATTTATAATGGTTCTATATTTTATAAGATAAAAATTAAAAAACAAATAAAAAATATCAGTAG
Proteins encoded in this window:
- a CDS encoding NCS2 family permease, translating into MKKENFLDSYFKISERKSNVKTELGAGLATFMTMSYILIVHPTIMKAAGMPQDQVFTVTALTSCIFTLLMGIYAKLPFALAPAMGSNAFLAFTLVGSGNITWQQGLAMNIISGIIFLLMSLFGFREVIVKFLPKSLKLGIGATVGIFLIELGFKNGSLMKIANNSISMGDIKSPATLTALFGIGVTAVLVAKKVRCDMLLGIIAATVIGIPLGVTKLPSSIIALPASINDIAFKLDFSNIFSIEILPILFVFFVGDFFSTLGTLLGVSEKAGLLDENGDLPDIQKPFTVDALGTVVGSALGTTTITTFVESAAGVGAGGRTGLTSISTGILFFLSLFFSPLALMVPGAATAPALIIMGIIMLSGMKNIEYDDFTESFPVFFMIIATAFTNSIANGVGAGIIVYTLIKAGTGKAKDVSIGLYILAFIMVLYFIR